The proteins below come from a single Chiloscyllium punctatum isolate Juve2018m chromosome 18, sChiPun1.3, whole genome shotgun sequence genomic window:
- the mief1 gene encoding mitochondrial dynamics protein MID51, whose translation MAGVGEGKNKKGDNGIGNAIDFVLSNARLVLGVGGAAMLGIATLAVKRMYDRAISAPSSPSKMDMRSGKQSWEEPSWIGSSPRLLTRDMKMNVSRSLQTLPTDSLSFEAGTSKGTASSKKTQMDLKKARLRLSMQDKLLVYYRKHVVIPSAEMSRAKQAAMDICTELRNFIHAKFPDMPLRDMYLSGSLYDDLQVITADHVQLMVPLILEKNLWAAIPGEETIMNVPGFWLVRRENMEYFPRGNSYWDRCIVGGYLSPKVVNETFDRALSGTINWPAIGSVLDLIIRPVVPSEMLTLEVQYDTGKKLFIEFLPLIVMEEHMLIAKPHRDGRYENMWRQSFRTAETVKLRALDERDGGCRCCCLKILKAICKSSPVLNKLTASQLTNAILHGCAKESDWSPDLLSDKFLMVLKELISYLEQGFLPCSLDTKVNLFLELKEEEIDELGYMLYCSLSEPETLLNT comes from the exons ATGGCTGGTGTCGGAGAAGGCAAAAACAAGAAAGGAGACAATGGGATTGGAAATGCTATTGACTTTGTCCTCTCAAATGCCAGGCTGGTGCTAGGGGTTGGTGGAGCAGCTATGTTGGGCATTGCAACATTGGCTGTTAAGAGG ATGTATGACCGGGCAATCAGTGCCCCGAGCAGCCCCAGCAAAATGGATATGAGATCTGGGAAGCAAAGCTGGGAGGAGCCCAGCTGGATTGGGTCATCGCCACGTTTATTGACTAGGGATATGAAAATGAATGTTAGCAGATCACTTCAGACCCTGCCAACTGACAGCTTGAGCTTTGAAGCAG GTACTTCCAAAGGCACTGCTTCCAGCAAGAAAACCCAAATGGACTTGAAGAAAGCTCGACTCCGCTTGTCCATGCAGGATAAGCTACTTGTGTATTATCGTAAGCACGTTGTCATTCCAAGTGCAGAAATGAGCCGAGCCAAGCAGGCTGCTATGGACATTTGCACAGAACTACGAAATTTCATCCATGCCAAGTTTCCTGATATGCCTCTCCGGGATATGTATCTTAGTGGCAGCCTGTATGACGATCTACAG GTGATCACTGCAGACCATGTTCAGTTGATGGTTCCACTGATCCTGGAAAAAAACCTCTGGGCTGCAATCCCAGGGGAGGAGACTATTATGAATGTACCTGGATTCTGGCTGGTCCGCAGGGAAAACATGGAATATTTCCCCCGCGGCAACAGCTACTGGGACCGCTGCATTGTCGGCGGTTACCTCTCGCCTAAAGTCGTAAACGAGACATTTGATAGAGCCTTATCAGGGACAATCAACTGGCCAGCCATAGGCAGCGTCCTGGACCTCATCATTCGACCAGTGGTCCCTTCCGAAATGCTGACCTTAGAGGTTCAGTACGACACCGGtaaaaaattatttattgaattctTGCCCCTGATCGTGATGGAGGAGCATATGCTGATCGCCAAACCGCACCGGGATGGACGGTATGAAAACATGTGGCGGCAAAGCTTCCGAACTGCAGAGACCGTCAAGTTGCGAGCTCTGGATGAGAGGGATGGAGGTTGTCGCTGCTGCTGCCTGAAAATACTGAAAGCCATCTGCAAGTCCAGCCCTGTTCTCAACAAGTTGACAGCCAGTCAGCTGACGAACGCAATCCTCCATGGTTGTGCAAAGGAATCGGACTGGTCACCAGATCTTCTGTCTGATAAATTTCTGATGGTTCTCAAAGAGCTCATAAGCTACTTGGAGCAAGGCTTCTTGCCATGCAGTTTAGATACCAAAGTCAATCTGTTTTTGGAACTTAAAGAAGAAGAAATTGATGAGTTGGGATACATGTTGTACTGTTCCCTATCTGAACCAGAAACATTGTTAAATACATGA